ATGTCCCTGGGTCTGACGCCGGATGTCGAAGCGATTGGGATCTTGCCAGCGCCGCGGATCTCGATTGGCCGAGGCCGTGCTGAACCAGATCTTGTCCCCTTCCGCTAGTTTGACACCGGCTAGAACCGTATCGCGGCCTACGGTCCTGTAAACACCGCCACTAATGGCACTATAGCGCAGCGTTTCGTCAAACGCGTTTCTAACCAGCTTATGGTCCGCGCGAAGTACAGCCCACTGCTCGGGATGCTCAGACAGGTTTCGAAAGAGAGCGGCTACACCCGCGATCGTGGTATCGAGGCCCGCAGTCATGAATGAGCGTACCAGCAGTTCTCCTTCCGCCTCCGTCAACGTGCCCGCATCGACAGCTTCGAAGACCTGGGCGCCGATACTTCCCGGTGACAGCGACGCACGCTTGCATCCGTCGGTCACCCAAGTGACTGCATTGCCTACCTGGGCTACTGCAGCTTCATAATGCTTGTTTTTAGGACCGAACGCATTGAATGCCATCGTACTATATTTCAGCAGATTCTCCCGCCCCTCTTGGGGCATACCGATGATGTTCGGAAAGACATGAGAGATATACGGCTCGGCCAAGTCACCTATGACGTCGAACGTCCCTTGGCGGACGAACTCATCCGCTCTGGCTTCGGCCTCCGCCGTGAACTTCTCCTGAAATTTTCGAAGCGCCACCGGTGACAGGATTCGCGACAGCACGGATCGCGATTTCGTATGATTTGGTGGGTCGCTCTCAAGAAGCATGCTGAGCGGTCGCCATGGCTTTTCGCGCTTGAAATCGGCCAATCCTGCGCCGCGCCCCGAGACAAACGTCTCATGATTACGCAACCCCGCCTCGACATCGCTGTAACGACCCATTCCCCAGGTGCCATGATACGTCATTCGAACCACCGGTCCTGCTTCCCGAAGCCTTTCGTACAGGGGATAAGGATCAAGCAGGAACTTATCGTCGTACTGATCATCGTCAATAGCGGGACAAGTCAGTTTGGGCTTGGTAGCGAGGGACATTCAGACCTCCAGAACGTGTAGTTAGCGGGAAGCGGGAAACCGACCGGCCCTCGGACCCTCAAACCATTACCGAACCACCGTCGACAACGATCGTTTGACCCGTGATAAAGCGGCTTTCTGACGACGCCAGGAAAATCAAGGCGCCGATCAAGTCTTCGGGCAAGCCTTCGCGCTTGAGGCAGCGACTGGTGATGTTCGCCGATAGAGCATCGCCTTTGAATACTCCGTTGCGAATAACATTTTCCGTCATGATGAGGCCTGGCGCGATGGCGTTGACCCTAATGTTGTCGCCGCCTAACTCGCGCGCCGCGGCGCGCGTCATGGCTATGATCGCGCCCTTTGATGCCACGTACGGTAGAATAAAGGGGATTCCCTTGAGGGCGGTGCCCGACGACAAGTTGATGATCGAGCCGCCGCGGCGCCGTCGCATGGCAGGAATCACGGCTTTGATTCCTTCAAAGACCCCGCGGGCGTTGACCGCTACAACCTTATCGAAACACTCGCTGCTAATGCTGGTGATCGCCTGTGGGCCGTCCTCGCCGGATATCGCAGCATTGTTGACGAGAATGTCGACGCCTCCGTAGGAGTCGACGGCAAGATCGATGGCTGCAGCGATGGATTTTGGATCGGTTACGTCAAGAGGCAGGCCGGTCACTATACCGCCAGCACTCTTGATTTTGGCGCAAATCCCCTCGGTCGACAGAATATCGCCGAGTACGACCTTAGCCCCGTTAGCGGCCAGCTCGCGCGCAAACTCTGCGCCAAGTCCACGGGCAGCGCCGGTAACAACCGCCACTTGGCCGTCAAGTCTCGCCAACTTCATTCCCTCCGCGATCACCTCTCCGACCAAGCCTAGTCACTTGATCCCGAAGAGGTCGTGGCGACGATAAGGAAGTTGAACAATTTTAAAAATAGAACTTTGCTATACGATCGATCTCACACGGGCATGACGATTAGGCCCGTCAATCAAATCGTTTGGCGCTCCGCCAACAACGCCTCCCACGCAGGTCTGATCCTGGCTGCATAGGCTGAAAACAGGCTAAGAAAAGTGCCACCCGCGGCCGTCATCGGGCGATCGTGTTGCCGCATCAACCCAAGGCAATAGGTGATCTTTGGCCTTTCGATTGGATAAACAAACACTTTGCCAAGTTCGAGTAGATTGAGCACGCCACTGATCGGTGAAAAACTAGCCCAGCCGCCGTTCCAAACCAAATCTGACATCGCGCTGATGCTGTCGACAGTTACGATTTTGGATGGCCGCAATTGTCCCGCCGCAATCAAGGCGTGAATTTGCTTGGACATTACATTGTGAGCCGGTGGAAGCACCAGCTTCAATGCCGGAAGTTCATCGAGTCGACATGGACGAAAGGGCGGTCCGGCGATCGGTTCGCCACAACCCAGCACGACCTCTTCGCTGTAGACGAAATCACAAGTCAGATTCGATGCCTGTTCCGGAATGGCACCGAGAGCGAAATCCAACTCTCCGGACTGCACCATCTCGGTCAGCTGGCCGCTGAAACTTTCGAAAAGGCTGACTTCTGTATCGGGATAGAGATCGAGAAAGTCGACCAAAACCTTGCCGACTACGGCGCGGTTGATTGTCGGAGGGAATCCACAGACGACCCGGCCCGAAACTGGCTGCCCTGCCATCGCCCGAATTTCTTCTTTGACGTTGGCCAGTCCGCCTACCAGCGGCAGCACGCGCTCGTAAAGTTTAACTGCCGCGTCTGTCGGGACTGCCCCGCGATGTCCGCGAACAAAGAGAGTTGCATTCAGTTCTTTCTCGAGCACCGCGATTTGACGGCTAAGAGCGGGCTGCACGACATTCGCGCGCTTAGCCCCGTTCGTGAAGCTTCGCTCTTCGAATACTCGCATGAAATACATTATCTGTCGCAGATCCAATTCAACTACCTTCCAATCTGGAGTTGCTATCTGCCCCAAACGGCAATGCAATTCTGACTGTATTCACCATTTCCTGAGATATCCGTCACAGCAAACGCCACTCTACAGAACGCTCACTGGGAAACCCATAACTCCGATAGCTGCAACTCTGGAATGACTTGAGACAGCGATAACATCTCTCGCAATATGAGCGACCAGGCATGTCTCATCTGTTGCACCAATAAAAATGGTACCAAGTTGACGAATTGCTTAAAGACGGCCGGGTCGATTACCATAACTTGCCGGCCGACATCGCTATCTCTGGAAGAGAATACAACGATGTTTTGCTATTAGGAAGCAGCAGGACTTCCCTGTGTTACGAACTTCGTGACGAGATAGGCTTCGACAGCTTCCGGGCCACCCTCCGACCCATAACCTGACTCTTTCACGCCCCCGAAAGGCAACTCCGGCAGCGCGAGCCCATAGTGGTTGATCGAGATCATTCCGCTTTCAATGGCCGCCGCTACGGCCGTCGCGTTTTTTACCGAACGAGTATAGGCATAGGACGCGAGACCGTAAGGCAGCCGGTTCGCTTCCGCTAGCGCCTCTTCGAACTCCTGAAATCGAGTGACCAAGGCAAGAGGTCCGAAAGGCTCCTCGTTCATCGCCCTCACCTCTTTTGTTACATCAGTAAGCACGGTGGGTTCAAAGAAATAGCCTTTGTTCTGGCTACGCTTGCCGCCGGTGACGACCTTTGCACCATGTCGTATGGCATCATCGACGAGTGTTTCCAGGGCGGCCCGGCGACGATCGTTGGCAAGTGGTCCGATGGTAACGCCTTCGTCGAGCCCGTTACCCATCTTGAGCGCCTCGGTCCCTTCAACGAACTCCTCAACGAATTGGTCGTGGACCGCCGCCTGCACCAGAAACCTCGTCGGAGCGATACAAACCTGACCTGCATTACGATACTTGCCTGCAGCAAGCACCGCGGCCGCCACCTTCACATCCGCGTCGTCGAACACGATGGCAGGCGCATGCCCGCCAAGCTCCATGGTGACGCGTTTCATGTGCATGCCAGCAAGCGATGCAAGCTGCTTGCCGACCGGCGTCGAGCCGGTGAACGAGATCTTGCGGATGACCGGATCGG
The Bradyrhizobium sp. KBS0727 genome window above contains:
- a CDS encoding cytochrome P450; the protein is MSLATKPKLTCPAIDDDQYDDKFLLDPYPLYERLREAGPVVRMTYHGTWGMGRYSDVEAGLRNHETFVSGRGAGLADFKREKPWRPLSMLLESDPPNHTKSRSVLSRILSPVALRKFQEKFTAEAEARADEFVRQGTFDVIGDLAEPYISHVFPNIIGMPQEGRENLLKYSTMAFNAFGPKNKHYEAAVAQVGNAVTWVTDGCKRASLSPGSIGAQVFEAVDAGTLTEAEGELLVRSFMTAGLDTTIAGVAALFRNLSEHPEQWAVLRADHKLVRNAFDETLRYSAISGGVYRTVGRDTVLAGVKLAEGDKIWFSTASANRDPRRWQDPNRFDIRRQTQGHFGFGTGIHGCIGQMISRMEVEALLRAFVTRVRRVELDEYPVRKLSNSVRGYEKMRVRVTAD
- a CDS encoding SDR family NAD(P)-dependent oxidoreductase, which encodes MARLDGQVAVVTGAARGLGAEFARELAANGAKVVLGDILSTEGICAKIKSAGGIVTGLPLDVTDPKSIAAAIDLAVDSYGGVDILVNNAAISGEDGPQAITSISSECFDKVVAVNARGVFEGIKAVIPAMRRRRGGSIINLSSGTALKGIPFILPYVASKGAIIAMTRAAARELGGDNIRVNAIAPGLIMTENVIRNGVFKGDALSANITSRCLKREGLPEDLIGALIFLASSESRFITGQTIVVDGGSVMV
- a CDS encoding LysR family transcriptional regulator, which translates into the protein MRVFEERSFTNGAKRANVVQPALSRQIAVLEKELNATLFVRGHRGAVPTDAAVKLYERVLPLVGGLANVKEEIRAMAGQPVSGRVVCGFPPTINRAVVGKVLVDFLDLYPDTEVSLFESFSGQLTEMVQSGELDFALGAIPEQASNLTCDFVYSEEVVLGCGEPIAGPPFRPCRLDELPALKLVLPPAHNVMSKQIHALIAAGQLRPSKIVTVDSISAMSDLVWNGGWASFSPISGVLNLLELGKVFVYPIERPKITYCLGLMRQHDRPMTAAGGTFLSLFSAYAARIRPAWEALLAERQTI
- a CDS encoding NAD-dependent succinate-semialdehyde dehydrogenase, with product MYKVQLFIDGCWRDSVSGKTIPVINPATEERIGEVAHAQHEDLEITVNAAAKGFKVWRRMSPLDRSKIMRNAADLLRQRIEAIATVMTLEQGKPIAEAKVEVLASADILDWCAEESRRTYGRVIPSRGEGIYNLVLKEPVGPVAAFTPWNFPISQAVRKIGAALSAGCSVVIKPPEETPASPAELIRALADAGVPNGVVNLVYGVPSEISNYLIADPVIRKISFTGSTPVGKQLASLAGMHMKRVTMELGGHAPAIVFDDADVKVAAAVLAAGKYRNAGQVCIAPTRFLVQAAVHDQFVEEFVEGTEALKMGNGLDEGVTIGPLANDRRRAALETLVDDAIRHGAKVVTGGKRSQNKGYFFEPTVLTDVTKEVRAMNEEPFGPLALVTRFQEFEEALAEANRLPYGLASYAYTRSVKNATAVAAAIESGMISINHYGLALPELPFGGVKESGYGSEGGPEAVEAYLVTKFVTQGSPAAS